Proteins encoded within one genomic window of Acomys russatus chromosome 5, mAcoRus1.1, whole genome shotgun sequence:
- the LOC127190036 gene encoding olfactory receptor 5AN1-like encodes MITRGNSTEVTQFILLGFADFPRILSLLFVTFLLIYITTLAWNLSLIVLIRMDSHLHTPMYFFLCNLSIIDLCYVTCTVPKMLSDFFQEKKTISFVGCIAQNFIFSTLGLSESCLMTAMAYDRHAAICNPLLYSSIMSPTLCILMVLASYMSGLTASLLQLFALLHLHFCGPSVIKHFFCDMPQLLILSCTDTFFVQVLTAILTMIFGFVNVLVIMISYGYIVLSILKITSAKGRSKAFNTCASHLTAVSLFYTSSIFVYLSSSSGGSSSFDRFASVFYTVVIPMLNPLIYSLRNKEIKDAMKRLQKKTICS; translated from the coding sequence ATGATTACAAGGGGAAACAGCACCGAAGTCACCCAGTTCATCCTCCTGGGGTTTGCAGATTTCCCCAGAATCCTAAGCCTGCTCTTTGTCACATTCCTCCTCATCTACATTACCACTCTGGCCTGGAATCTGTCCCTCATTGTTCTAATCAGAATGGACTCTCACCTCCACACGCccatgtatttctttctctgtaacctGTCCATCATAGACCTTTGCTATGTCACCTGCACTGTCCCAAAAATGCTCTCAGACTTTTTTCAGGAGAAGAAAACTATCAGCTTTGTGGGCTGCATTGCTCAGAATTTCATCTTTTCCACCCTGGGGCTGAGCGAATCTTGCCTCATGACAGCCATGGCCTATGACAGACATGCTGCCATCTGTAACCCTCTGCTCTATTCATCAATCATGTCACCCACCCTTTGCATTCTGATGGTGCTGGCGTCCTATATGTCTGGGCTCACTGCTTCTTTACTTCAgttgtttgctttgcttcatCTCCACTTCTGTGGGCCCAGTGTCATCAAGCACTTCTTCTGTGACATGCCACAGTTGCTAATTCTGTCCTGCACAGACACTTTCTTTGTACAAGTCCTGACTGCAATATTAACAATGATCTTTGGATTTGTAAATGTGCTAGTGATCATGATATCCTACGGCTACATCGTCTTGTCCATCCTGAAGATCACGTCAGCTAAGGGCAGGTCCAAGGCCTTCAACACCTGTGCTTCCCACCTGACGGCCGTTTCCCTATTTTACACCTCCAGTATCTTTGTCTATTTGAGTTCCAGCTCTGGTGGCTCCTCCAGCTTTGACAGATTTGCATCTGTCTTCTACACCGTGGTGATTCCCATGTTGAACCCTTTGATATACAGTCTGAGGAACAAGGAAATCAAAGATGCCATGAAGAGGTTGCAGAAAAAGACAATCTGCAGCTAG
- the LOC127190038 gene encoding olfactory receptor 5AN1-like: MLGERNITKITQFILLGFSDFPQITALLFVVFLILYITALTGNLCLVVLIRMDSHLHTPMYFFLSNLSFIDLCYITSTVPKMLSNFFQEKQVISFVGCIVQYFIFSTMGLSESCLMTAMAYDRYAAICNPLLYSSIMSPALCARMVMGSYIAGLIGSSSQICALQQLQFCGPNVIRHFFCDMPQLLNLSCIDTFFTQVLLAILTMLFGLTNALAIMISYGYIVLSILKITSAKGRSKAFNTCASHLTAVSLFYSSGIFVYLSSSSGGSSSFDRFASVFYTVVIPMLNPLIYSLRNKEIKNAMKRLQKKII; the protein is encoded by the coding sequence ATGCTTGGGGAAAGAAATATTACCAAGATCACCCAGTTCATCCTCCTGGGATTCTCCGATTTTCCCCAAATCACGGCACTGCTCTTTGTTGTGTTCCTCATCCTTTACATTACAGCGCTGACTGGGAACCTGTGCCTTGTTGTTTTAATAAGGATGgactcccacctccacacacccatgtatttcttcctcaGTAATCTGTCCTTTATAGACCTCTGCTATATCACCTCTACAGTCCCCAAGATGCTTTCCAACTTCTTCCAGGAAAAGCAGGTTATCAGCTTTGTAGGCTGCATAGTTCAATACTTTATCTTTTCCACTATGGGGCTGAGCGAATCTTGTCTCATGACAGCCATGGCCTATGACAGGTATGCTGCCATCTGTAACCCTCTGCTCTATTCATCAATCATGTCACCCGCCCTCTGTGCTCGGATGGTGATGGGAAGCTATATTGCAGGACTCATAGGTTCTTCATCTCAGATATGTGCCTTGCAGCAGCTCCAATTCTGTGGTCCTAATGTCATCAGACATTTCTTCTGTGACATGCCGCAGCTGCTAAATCTATCCTGCATTGACACTTTCTTTACACAGGTCCTGCTTGCCATATTAACGATGTTGTTTGGGCTTACAAATGCCTTAGCCATTATGATATCCTACGGCTATATCGTCTTGTCCATCCTGAAGATCACATCAGCTAAGGGCAGGTCCAAAGCTTTCAACACCTGTGCTTCTCACCTCACAGCTGTTTCCCTATTCTATAGTTCTGGTATCTTTGTCTATTTGAGTTCCAGCTCTGGTGGCTCCTCCAGCTTTGACAGATTTGCATCTGTCTTCTATACTGTGGTGATTCCCATGTTGAACCCGTTGATATACAGTCTGaggaacaaggaaataaaaaacgcCATGAAGAGATTACAAAAAAAGATAATCTGA